One genomic region from Prionailurus bengalensis isolate Pbe53 chromosome C1, Fcat_Pben_1.1_paternal_pri, whole genome shotgun sequence encodes:
- the LOC122480272 gene encoding ATP synthase F(0) complex subunit C1, mitochondrial-like: MGLIRPTSTFSLSRPVIPSTQSSYSSSPLQVAQWEFQTSVVSWNIDTVAKFIGAGAATVSVAGSGAGTRTAFGSLIIGYARNPSLKQQLFYAILGFGVSEGMGFFCLIVIFLILFAM; encoded by the coding sequence ATGGGTCTAATCAGGCCTACGTCTACCTTCTCCTTGAGCAGGCCAGTGATCCCATCTACACAGTCATCCTACAGCAGCTCCCCACTCCAGGTTGCCCAGTGGGAGTTCCAGACCAGTGTTGTTTCCTGGAACATTGACACAGTAGCCAAGTTTATTGGTGCTGGGGCTGCCACAGTTAGTGTGGCTGGCTCAGGGGCTGGCACCAGAACGGCATTTGGCAGTTTGATCATTGGCTATGCCAGGAATCCATCTCTGAAGCAGCAGCTCTTCTATGCCATTCTCGGCTTTGGTGTGTCTGAGGGCATGGGGTTCTTCTGTCTGATAGTCATTTTCCTCATCCTCTTCGCCATGTGA